AACGCGGGCGATAGCCTTCCATCGTGATTTCAACCGGTGCACTTACTCCTTCCGGCAAACGTAAGACGAGCGGCGTTGTGCCTTCCACCCTGCCGTTACGCCAAACCTGTGCTCCGTACGGCGTCGAATTGATAAAATATCCCCGCAAGAATTCGGCAACCAACTCAAGTGTGTCGCCGGCGCTAACGGTTGCTTGTGTGACCCAATCCGCATCGAACCAGCTTTGCGAGTCCTCACGCTTGACGGAAAATTCGTGTTCGCCGGGAGCGATTAAGTGATGCTGCAAAGGCGTCGTTCCGACATGTATGTCGTCGATCAATACCGGCAGTCCCACGTGCCGGCATAAAATCGACACAACCGCGCTATGCGCAGAATCGGGTTTCTCTGCTTGCGCATGGAGATTTGTAGCGACCGGCAAAACTCCCAGACTCAAGACCAGAAGCCGGTGAAACGGCCAATATTTTTTGAGATATATCATTCAACCTCGAAAAGATGATTCGAAATCATTTCTTGAACGCTCAACGCGGCGGCTTTAGTCTCTGAAATTTTCTGACATTTGCCCGCCGTTGGAGCTTGGGCCGAAAATATAAAGATCGCGATCCTCACAGGCGACGATGAGTTGATTATTCCATAAAATGGGATTGGTGCGCACGCGGCCGCGCAGTTCCTGGCGCCACATCAAATCGCCGTCATGCGCGCGCAGGGCATAGAGATGACGATCAAGCGCGCCAAAGAAAACTTTGTCGCCCGCCAGCAAGGGCGCGGTGCCGATCACGCTCAGCGCGCGCGACTCCCACTTCAGCCGGCCGGATTCCGGCACGAAGGCGCGCAAACGGCCATCCGCACAACCGAAGACGACCAGACTGTCATTCACTGCCGGCGAATGAAAAACGCGGCCCTCATTGGCTGTGCGCCAGATTACAGCGCCGTTCAGAAGATCCAAGGCCGCCAATTGATTGCGCGCCGTTCCGACAAAAACTCTTTGACGATGAACGGCCGGCGTCGCGAGGATCGGTTGCTGTAGATCCGTTTCCCAAACTTTTTTGCCAGTCTCCGCACGTAGACCATAGATTTTACCATCGCTCGCCGCAACCACCAGTATGCCTTCACTCAGCACCGGCGAGGCATGCAATTGCCCGGTGGTTTTGAATTGCCAACGCCGCTGCCCGTCTTTGAGATGATAGGCATCAACATGCTGATACAGCGCGGTGATGAACACCACGCTATCGGAAATCAACGGCTCACTGGCAATATCGCCGGCATCGATCCGCCACAACTGCTTGTTGGTAACGATGTCATAATGATAGAGCGTATTTTTTCCAAAACGCAGCGCGATCATGATCGAGTTGGGAGTCGCCGCCAATGTGCCGGCATTGCCCTGCGGCAGTTTTTTCTTGCGCACGATTTCATGATTTTCCAAATCAACCATGTACAAACGGCCGTCAAGCGTGGGCACGAACATCAGCCCTCGGCTGATCACGACATTTTGCGAAACCGCGGACGAAAATTTGAATTTGGCAATTTCAACCAATGGCAGGGCCAACGTCTCCTCCACCGCCGAGGTCCGGCCCGCGTCAAAGCCCATGGCGCGCCAGTCAGCAGAAGAGTTTGACGGCGGTTTCAATTGCAACGGGGCTTTGGAGCAGCCGGCAAACAGAACAAGCAAAGAGGTAAAAAAAAGTGTGTGTATTCTAGGCGTCATTGCAGATTCGATGGTTTGGTCAACTCTGGGTTCGTAGCATGTTTGCGATCGACGCGATTTCAAAAATCCCAGCCGAAGAAAAACTGCTGATAAACCTCACGGTCAAGTTTCAGCCGGTTGGGCGAGAGGCCGCGATCGATCTCGTTCCAATACCAGCGGCGGCCGATATCGTAGCGCAACACGAGAAAACCGCCGACGCGCAAACGTACGCCAAACCCGGTGCTGCCCAGGATGCGGTCGAGTTTTTGATCCCAGGCATTGCCGGCATCCACAAACAACGCTCCGCGAATCGAACTAAAACCGAGGCCGCCAAAGGGAAACGCCACGACAAAACCATCAATGAATGGGAAGCGCAACTCTTGACTCACCAAAAATGTTTTCTGGCCCCAAATACGCCAGCGCGGATACAGCCGCAAATCCCAACTGCCGCCCATGAAAAAGGGATACGCCTCCTTGCCCTGGTTATATTGCGTCTGCAAACGAATCGCATAGGCATTGCGCAATCCCAAACGAAAATATTTGCGATAGTCGGCGAGGATCGTGTAGAAGTTTATGTTCGATTGCCGCACATCGACAGTATAACCCAGCGAAAGATTGAAGCGCTCGCCATCAACCGGGCCG
This genomic interval from Cytophagia bacterium CHB2 contains the following:
- a CDS encoding PEGA domain-containing protein → MIYLKKYWPFHRLLVLSLGVLPVATNLHAQAEKPDSAHSAVVSILCRHVGLPVLIDDIHVGTTPLQHHLIAPGEHEFSVKREDSQSWFDADWVTQATVSAGDTLELVAEFLRGYFINSTPYGAQVWRNGRVEGTTPLVLRLPEGVSAPVEITMEGYRPRFIEVGGSPATLIPEAVPRRYEIVLEKDLAYATTQEQENIRRGSRRSRYRRLSYIAAGASLAASVAAIYFKHEADQAYRQYQNYGDPLVREHFYDRAKRYDGYSGAAFAAFQISFACSFYGFLQSLRK